A window of the Saccharomyces eubayanus strain FM1318 chromosome II, whole genome shotgun sequence genome harbors these coding sequences:
- the KRE28 gene encoding Kre28p, with translation MESVSTKDYEDVLRDIEDTVALNSEEILNNQELRLKNTLHEITSSILAISEENKFVNPLRDDESPGSERDEAYVNPKILSVKIKEFNKLMELLKLTYLEQETLDYFFRFTLSSTDPLQLNSERDPQFVKLNKSVDDLKDEISDVHESKIEQIKTEIQDTSRNFAQKQDKLNELYLEATGDIENCWNSLNELKHFTNQEDENISGDKDFVLNSGEPDDIVEETYVNWQNLLSLKKQNRKLTKELKELHEVKNQIIRNDKRLNKVDAEQATAKELELCQSINSLIKFWEKYFLFKGLKSTTIINFEIFSQIGKVQFEIKGLNFIIVISLSDLKRPMIKDITILQKIGGNIVTNVEVTGKLSDKYRNNDQIYIFQAMDDIISELTNE, from the coding sequence ATGGAGAGTGTGAGCACAAAGGATTACGAAGATGTTCTAAGAGATATTGAAGATACTGTTGCTCTCAACAGCGAAGAAATTCTAAATAATCAAGAATTAAGACTCAAAAATACGCTGCACGAAATTACGTCAAGCATTCTAGCAATAAGTGAAGAGAACAAGTTTGTTAATCCTCTCAGAGACGATGAAAGTCCAGGTTCAGAAAGAGATGAGGCATATGTCAATCCCAAAATTCTATCTGTAAAGATCAAAGAATTCAATAAGTTGATGGAATTATTAAAGCTAACCTACCTAGAACAGGAGACGTTAGATTACTTCTTCAGATTCACCCTGTCTTCGACGGATCCATTACAGTTAAACTCTGAAAGAGATCCTCAATTTGtgaaattgaataaaagCGTTGATGATCTAAAAGACGAAATTTCAGATGTTCACGAAAGCAAGATAGAACAAATCAAAACCGAGATTCAGGATACAAGCCGTAATTTTGCTcaaaaacaagataaaCTAAATGAGCTTTATTTGGAAGCCACGggtgatattgaaaattgtTGGAACTCACTCAACGAGTTGAAACACTTCACAAAccaagaagatgaaaatatatCCGGAGACAAAGATTTCGTATTGAATTCAGGTGAACCTGATGATATTGTAGAGGAGACCTACGTAAATTGGCAAAATCTGCTTTCCttaaaaaagcaaaatcgaaaattaacaaaagaGCTCAAGGAATTACATGAAGTGAAAAATCAGATAATACGAAATGATAAACGATTGAACAAAGTAGATGCGGAACAGGCGACGGCCAAAGAATTAGAGCTGTGTCAGTCTATTAATTCGTTGATAAAGTTTTgggaaaaatattttctgttCAAAGGATTAAAATCGACGACTATTATAAATTTCGAAatattttctcaaattGGGAAAGTTCAATTTGAGATAAAGGGCTTGAATTTCATAATAGTCATTTCTTTATctgatttgaaaaggcCCATGATCAAAGACATTACTATTCTACAAAAGATAGGTGGGAATATAGTTACCAATGTTGAAGTTACCGGTAAACTTAGCGATAAATACCGAAATAATGaccaaatatatatttttcaggCGATGGATGATATTATAAGCGAACTAACAAATGAATAA
- a CDS encoding aspartate aminotransferase family protein: MTKSSSPYEQYPQENLQHKSKYLLGYGAKFTPMVITRAEGSYVYSGDKKILDFTSGQMSTLLGHGHPEICETISQHAYHLDHLFSAMLSPPVLELAEKLTNLLPKGLDKAMFLSTGSEANEAAIKLAKVYTGKFEVVGLSLSWHGMTGVSGGTTYQDGRKNHGPTMPGNLILPAPNAYRSIFRKQDGSYDWETEMDYGFSLIDAASVGSLAAVIVEPVMSSGGMIVLPDGYLKSLYTHCKKRGMLLIVDEAQTAIGRCGSMFGFEASGIVPDILTLSKTLGNGLPLSAVVTSDKIAQKAADERFLFYTTHVNDPLPCAVGAKVLDIVIRDNLIQSSAEMGALFRSELRQLQNIYKQIGDVRGRGLMTGVEIIKPETKEADGELAERLADTMMELGLSANLISVPAFGGVLRIAPPITVSKEEIMQGVAIFSKSLEEILG; encoded by the coding sequence ATGACAAAATCATCCAGCCCATATGAACAGTATCCTCAAGAAAATCTTCAACATAAATCGAAATACCTGTTAGGGTATGGCGCTAAGTTCACTCCTATGGTTATCACGCGCGCCGAAGGATCATATGTGTACTCTGGAGACAAAAAGATCCTTGACTTTACCTCTGGTCAAATGTCTACTTTGTTAGGGCATGGACACCCTGAAATCTGTGAAACAATTTCTCAACATGCGTATCATTTAGACCACCTGTTCAGTGCTATGTTGTCTCCCCCAGTTTTGGAATTAGCAGAGAAACTCACCAACCTGCTTCCAAAAGGGTTAGATAAAGCTATGTTCTTGAGTACTGGCTCCGAAGCAAACGAGGCAGCCATAAAGTTAGCCAAAGTATACACTGGGAAATTTGAAGTTGTCGGATTATCATTATCGTGGCACGGCATGACAGGAGTATCTGGTGGAACAACCTATCAGGATGGCCGGAAGAACCACGGCCCTACAATGCCTGGAAACTTGATTTTGCCAGCTCCAAATGCATACAGATCTATTTTTCGGAAGCAAGATGGATCCTATGATTGGGAAACAGAGATGGACTATGGGTTCAGTTTGATTGACGCAGCTTCTGTGGGTTCCTTAGCCGCCGTTATTGTAGAACCTGTCATGAGTTCTGGTGGTATGATCGTTCTTCCAGATGGTTACTTGAAAAGTTTATACACCCATTGTAAAAAGAGAGGAATGCTTTTGATTGTGGATGAAGCTCAGACAGCTATCGGCAGATGTGGTTCGATGTTTGGGTTTGAAGCCTCTGGTATTGTTCCAGACATTTTGACGCTAAGCAAAACCTTAGGAAACGGTTTACCGTTATCAGCTGTAGTTACTTCTGACAAAATAGCACAGAAGGCTGCTGATGAGCGTTTTTTGTTCTACACTACCCATGTAAACGATCCACTACCATGTGCAGTTGGTGCAAAGGTCTTGGATATTGTAATTCGAGACAATTTGATCCAAAGCTCTGCAGAAATGGGGGCTCTATTCAGATCAGAATTGAGACAGTTGCAGAACATCTATAAACAAATTGGAGATGTTAGGGGCCGTGGCTTGATGACTGGTGTTGAGATCATCAAGCCGGAAACCAAAGAAGCTGACGGAGAACTAGCTGAAAGACTAGCCGATACGATGATGGAACTTGGACTCTCGGCCAACTTGATATCTGTCCCCGCGTTCGGCGGTGTATTGAGAATTGCGCCTCCTATCACTGtttctaaagaagaaatcatgCAAGGTGTGGCCATTTTTAGTAAAAGTttagaagaaattttagGCTAA